The window CTTTCAACATTTTCGTACTAAGTTAACATATGACTAACATTTTGAGGCTCGGCTCGTACATGTGTGACGACTAAGAGTTGTGCTGCAACTCGTGGAAGCGGCGATGCGCCACAACCATGAACGGTTTCAGCCAATCGTCGCACCGCTCGCATTGAACCAAGTCGGAGTCGGGCTCAAACAGCTCCTCTAAGACTTGCTCGTCCGTGTCGGTGCCTGCTACAGCTTCTGACCCTGAAACAAAAGATTCTGGAGAGCATGACGGCAAAGCTTGGGCAGGAAGCCCCGACAGTGGATACTGTTCGTGATCATGCTGCATCCAGATTTCCATCGCTTCTCCACAAATCGAACAAATCAAACCGGCAGTCAAGAAAGCTTTCCCCATGGCTTGGTCTGTCGCGCTTCCTGTACTATCACCGATGGCTTCATCGGCGACAGGTCGAGTTGTCAAtgcgagctcgatgccgtACTCCTTGGCAATCTCGTCTCTCAGCTCGCGAGGCAAGCTGGCCAAGATGGCTTCATCAATATCTGCTCTTCCGTTCATCCGTTTCCGGCCAGACTTACCCTCGGCTGAGGTCGGTGCCGACGCAAAGAAGCTCCCAAGCGCTCTCTGTGGTCTCTTCTCGCTCAGCTCCAACGCAGCGATGTTGATCAGATTCATCCCTTCCCCGATCACATTGTCGCCCCCGATCAACGCTCGTAAAAGCCCTCGGCATGCCTTTTCTATTGCGGCTGCCCTAATCTCTGTCGGCTGATCCAGTTCGAAAATCTCGACCGGCATCTTGGTCTGTTTCGACACCCGGTTATTCCATCCCTGTCGCACACTCAGCCGCACCTTCAATGGATACCGCAACCAACCGGCTTTCACGGCCGCAGCTGCGGGAGGCTGTTCTTGGTAGTCCCGGATCGTCACAACTTCATTCTTGATAGTCGTCTCTTGGCTGAGAGGTTTTGGCTGCTCCTGTAACGTGCTGTCCCGAGTGGTGAGCTCCAGCTCGAGTCTCCGAAGTAGAGACAGGGACAGACGACCAATCTCGGCATGAATGGTCGGCCCCCGCAAGCTCGGATAGGGATAAGTGTCCTCGATCGACAATTGTAGAGGAAAGTCTGGTGCTGGAATCACCGGCTCTGCATCGCGACCGTTCACCAAAGCCCACAGCCTCGGTCCGATTACTTCGCCGAACAACTCCACCATCGCTTCCAGGGACAGCATCTTCCGCGCAGCGCCAACAAAAACCTTGACTTTGACCTTCtcctcttcatcatcaGACAAGCCTATCGGCTCCACCAAGCTTGAAACCGTTTGCCTGTTCCtgttgctctgctctgctgaCGCATTTGAATCATGGTTGAGATGATCTCGGATCTTGTCAACGACTACGCGACCGAAGCCTGGCAGCTTACGAAGGTCCAAAGGGTCCATGAAGGCAGTAACATGCCGCTCAAGGGTGAGTTCGATGGAATTGGCGCGCTTGCAACGGTCCGAGACGAGTCCAACGACCGGAGGGCAGAATGCAGTCTGTTGGTTCGGCTTATTTAATGCCCCCACTAGCTTTGCCAGCGACTTGCTTGGGGCGATCCCGGCGGAGCAAGTGAGCCCGACTTCATCCGATATCCTTTGCCTCATGTAGTAAGCTAGTCTTGCGGCCACGAGcatgcgctgctgccaccaaTCCGGCTCATTTTGCTTCAAGTACTCTGCAGCATCACTCGGGTGAAGATGTCCCGGGGGATCCGCGGGCCAAGCTTGATACTCGAATCCATAGTCGTCCATTCGTTGACTATGTTTAGGCGCGTTCAGGTCAAACCATCTTGTCGCTTCTTTGACTTTGTCGAGGGTGGAGAGGTGGTGAtcgaccatctcggtcACGTCGCAAAACAACTCATCCATGCCAAGCTTCTCGACTCGCTTTTCCCAGACAATGGACCTGACCAGTCGCCACACTTGACTCGAGACCTGTCGAAAGTAGGTGAGATCTTCTCCGTTGACGAGAATCATGTCTGGACACTTTTTGAGTGCATCCTTGATGCtgtcaagcttgccgaCGCCTGCTGCCCGCGCTTCGTAGCTGATAGTAGCTACAAGCGCCTTTTGCTGAATGCCAATGGGGATGCCAACGAGAGACGGGTCTCTCTTCCGACAGGCAGAGACATAGAACGCGTCCAAGTCGAGAGCGATGATCACTCGAGACGCAAGCGAGGGCAGCGGCTCGCGATCAACTATCGATTTCGTGGGCGAGAGACGTTGACGCTTGGTCTGTCTCGAAGGGGAAGGATCGATGGCTCCGCTCCGAAAGCTACTGCTCGCGTTGCTGTTCAAGTAGTTCTTCGAAGATGAAATGGAAGGGCTACTCCCTGTCATGATACTTTGATTCTATGATCCTCCATGGCCATTTGAGACAAGAGAGGTCGCGGCCAGAGGGTGTGAGGGTTGTAGGTGGTATCGAGGGAATAAGAAATAAAAAGTCAGAAAACTGAGCCAAAAGCTGCGAATCGCACGTCCGTGCTTTTCCAGCTCCGATTCCTCCACCTTGGCTGCGTTCAAACTTCACGCTTCCGTCACAGGTATAATTTTCAACAAGGCTCTATCCCAGCTTTCTCTTCAGCTTTGTCGCAACCTTTGACAAGGTCGACTGCTGCGACCTCATTGCGCGGCAATAGCCTCTCAGCAAATCCTTGGCTGAACTTCTCCCAGCCGCTCGGGTGATTTTGATCGCAACCACGGCCAGAGTCAACGCTTGAATGAGACCAGTATTATATTTATCGAGACCAGACATGGGTGAGAATACAAGGGccttgcagctcgtctAGGAGACGTAGACGTACTTGTAGGAAAGATAAGCAACAAGGCATGCAAGGGGGATGAACATGAAAATGGGGCTGTCGAGCGTTTTGagacgaagagatggaTGATAGACTGTCAGTATGGATGCTGCATCGCGAAGATGTTGGTACGCGCACGGGTTTTTGAGCCGATCAAGCGCATACATGGTTGAAACTCACTGGCTGTTGGCATTCGAGTTGTTCTCGTTGGTCACGGCGCCGCTAGTGGTCTTGACCTTCTGGGTCTGTTCAGGTCAAAAAGCAAGAAGGGTATGGTCAGTTCGGCTGTGGTCGTACGCTGCAGGTGTAGCAAGCATCTCTTTGATGCCATCTCTGGGCGTAGTCGTCTCTAGGCGTAGTCGTGTCACTTAGTATTCTCGATGACAGCGCGAATCGAGAGCTGATAGGAATGGAAAGGGGGGCCTTTCTAGAGTGGACGTTCAAGCGGAAAGGTTGTACTTACGCCGCCCTCAAGCTCGCCCACGAACATGGGCCCGAGGAGTGCACGAGCATCCTCAGAGTGTCCAACGTCCTCGAAAGCTTCGGTAGCGTCCTTGCCAGCCTCGGTGACCAGAACCTCGTCACCACCGGGGTGCTCGTCCAAGAACTTGCTAACGTCATACACCTTGCCGTCGATGAGGAGCCAGAGATCATCATGAGAGCCGTgctccttgagctgctccatGGTGATCTTCTTGGAATCGGACTTGTTCTCGGATTCGGACATTTTGATGGATGTGTTGATGAGGATTGACCAATGTGTGGTGCGATGTGGGGTGGTGGATACGATGGGATGGAAAGATATGCGAAGTAAGACACTCTTCTTTCCCCTCTCACTCTttccttctctctctcctccCGCACACGCACAGGACTCCTCCATTTCCGTTTCAGCAACTCAAGGACTGCCAATCACGGAAATTCCAATGCACACGCACTTTTGGAGTTTTGAACTGTTCGGAAAAAACACGGTTGGATCTGGCGAAGTTGGTCGATGAGATGGATATTACGGAAGGCCAACAAGGCATTGCAGACATTTCACACGAAAAAAATGGCaagtgctgctggctcttTGAGTCGAATTCAGCAATAAAAAAACAGTGATACactgtgaatcgtgcgtAAGTTTGGCctttgtcgtcgtcgccgtGTGACCTCATTTTTTCGACGACGCAGCCGACGACCTTTTTGGACTGTGAAATCAACCGTCTGCCGCTCATCTATCGCCCACCTACGTATTACAAATACAAGGAATcaaatcgcgaatcacaCACGACTCAAGCGGCCAAACCAAGGACGATACATCAGGTTCGTGGTTCATGTTTCAACCCCGCCTTTTGAAAACCTCAAGCCGAACGTGGAACCGCTCGCTCCTGTTCCGCGTGGGTTGTTACCTGTCGCGTTCGTGAATTTCCTCATCTCTTCCGCACACACAAGACAGTGAGTCGACTGACCCTCTTGTCTTGGCTTGCAGTGATAGAGCCTTGTCCGCTCGTGTAGGCTCCAAATCGATCAAGGCGCCACATCATCGCTATGCTCATTGCAAAGTCGCCGATGCCCCGCATATCGCTGTCACCACACAGACGCTTTCACATCTGATCgtctcaatcacgaatcacactTCGAATCTGCTCTGCTACCCTCCGCTCGATAATATTGTCGAGAATTCCCGATGTTATAGTGCATCTTACCATATGATCTGCCGGGCCCTTTTGGTGGATGTACCGAAGCTAACTTAGTATCAATCGTTGTTCACGAGTCTCGAAGCACGAGTAATTAGAAGATAAACAAAACCAAAACaattgtgattcatgaATGATGAATGAGCAGACAAAATAATGAGGCATCGAAAAAGCCGAAtcgttcacgattccctTCTTTGTCACTATGTTCATTAATGGTCATTCTTTCCACTCAGGTTTGGAACAAAAAGAAAGGAACAAAAATTAAGCGACCCCGGGCGGGCTCGAACCGCCGACCTTAGCATTAACAGTGCTACGCTCTAACCAACTGAGCTACGCAGTCAGATCGTATTATGTTTTGGTGAGTCGTAGTTGCATATATAACCTAATTGCAGTAAACGAAATGTGATGTCCATAACGAGACATGAGGACAGTCAAGAACAACTCCGCTGGAACAACACTTaatatcacgaatataGTTAGTCACGAAATTTGGGAAGTGAAAT of the Mycosarcoma maydis chromosome 2, whole genome shotgun sequence genome contains:
- a CDS encoding uncharacterized protein (related to DNA Polymerase iota (POLI)), with the translated sequence MTGSSPSISSSKNYLNSNASSSFRSGAIDPSPSRQTKRQRLSPTKSIVDREPLPSLASRVIIALDLDAFYVSACRKRDPSLVGIPIGIQQKALVATISYEARAAGVGKLDSIKDALKKCPDMILVNGEDLTYFRQVSSQVWRLVRSIVWEKRVEKLGMDELFCDVTEMVDHHLSTLDKVKEATRWFDLNAPKHSQRMDDYGFEYQAWPADPPGHLHPSDAAEYLKQNEPDWWQQRMLVAARLAYYMRQRISDEVGLTCSAGIAPSKSLAKLVGALNKPNQQTAFCPPVVGLVSDRCKRANSIELTLERHVTAFMDPLDLRKLPGFGRVVVDKIRDHLNHDSNASAEQSNRNRQTVSSLVEPIGLSDDEEEKVKVKVFVGAARKMLSLEAMVELFGEVIGPRLWALVNGRDAEPVIPAPDFPLQLSIEDTYPYPSLRGPTIHAEIGRLSLSLLRRLELELTTRDSTLQEQPKPLSQETTIKNEVVTIRDYQEQPPAAAAVKAGWLRYPLKVRLSVRQGWNNRVSKQTKMPVEIFELDQPTEIRAAAIEKACRGLLRALIGGDNVIGEGMNLINIAALELSEKRPQRALGSFFASAPTSAEGKSGRKRMNGRADIDEAILASLPRELRDEIAKEYGIELALTTRPVADEAIGDSTGSATDQAMGKAFLTAGLICSICGEAMEIWMQHDHEQYPLSGLPAQALPSCSPESFVSGSEAVAGTDTDEQVLEELFEPDSDLVQCERCDDWLKPFMVVAHRRFHELQHNS
- a CDS encoding putative cytochrome b5 → MSESENKSDSKKITMEQLKEHGSHDDLWLLIDGKVYDVSKFLDEHPGGDEVLVTEAGKDATEAFEDVGHSEDARALLGPMFVGELEGGTQKVKTTSGAVTNENNSNANSHPIFMFIPLACLVAYLSYKYVYVS